The Burkholderia latens genome segment GAACATAACGGGAAGGCGAGCAAGACGAATCGGTCCGGAGCATTGCGACCATAGTCGAGCGCGCTGCATCGCGTGCTTTTCCGGTGGCAGTCCGAGGAGCCCATATTGAAGCAACGTGTGCCTTTCTTCCAACAATCTTCGGTCGCCAAAGAGATGCCCGATGTGGGTGTAGAAATTGTTCAGTCGGCTCGGCATATCATCGAGGCCTGCACCGCGGGCTAGCAGTTGCTGGCTCATCGTTCTCAGGGAGCAGTCGTTGCGAAAATCGGCGAGCCGACTTAGCAATGAATTCACTGTTTCGCCGTCCGGAAACGGCGTCACGAGCGTGAGCGAATCACGAGGTTCAAGCATATTCCACTCCCAGTCGTGCAGGCCGTTGGCGTACGTCCAATAGTTCGGAAATGTCGTTAAATGGGAGATAGTCGACGTGCTGCAGGAAGTCCTTTCGCTGCAAGAACTTGGACTTGCTGCCGTACGCCTCGATGAAACTGCGAGGGCCGCTCAAAATTCGAAGCCGAAGCTTGAACGCTTCTGCGACTACGTCGCGCGATGGGCCACCATTTATCAGCAGACAGGGCTCCCAAGCCAAACGCTCGTGAAGCGCGCGAAAGCCGTTGACCAGCCAGTCGACTCGGCCGAGACAGATTTCCCATGTCCAGAACGGCAGGTCGCACGGCATCTCAAGTACTGGAGGCAGAAGTCCGGCTGACCAAAGCCATTGATTGTGTTGATGCCAAAGACCACGCTTGCTCGCGCCCGGAACTGGGCGCGCGAGTGGTTCGAATGCCAGTGTTTGGCCGAGAAGCACGTTCTCGACCTTGCGCCCGAGTATTTCGGCGCCGTTTAGAAATGCGTCGCTGCAGGAGAACAGCACGGGGATATTGGCATAACTCTGTAGGTCACCGAGGAAAGCGAGGATGTCACGGAGTTCCCCTCTGAGGCTCTCTGCCAAGGCACCATCGACGACGAGCATTCCAACGTTTAGCAGTACAGACGCTGCAATTAGCGCGGACGAAGCATTCTTGCCACGCACTCGTTTCAGAATCGGCCCCGAGTCGGCGGGGTCTTTGAGTTCGGACACCAACCGGTCTCGAAATTGCTCGAGCAACCCTTTCAGGGTTCCGCACGTGGGCCACCGCAAGACAACGATGGGAAAATACCAGACCGCATTGATGTCACTTAACGACGGGCCCTCGACTCGAAATGGCTCGCCGAACAGATTTCGAAGTCGTTGTATGAACGTTGTGCGGCATTGATGCACACTACCGGCCAGGATATAGCTGACACCTGTAAGGGTCTCCAGGCTTTCGCGACTCGGCATCGGTCCACGTCCTTGCAACGCCTCTTTGAAGGAGTAGAAATAGCGGCGATACCGCGGGTTATGAATGTCTCGGCTACGCATGCAGTCGACGTAGGACGCTACGAGGCTAACCGTGAACCGTAACGCTTCTTCGGTCGGCAGGTATCCCTTATCGAAATCGACCAAGGCTTGTACCTTGGCCTCAGGGCTAGCCTTCCAAAGGTCCGGGTCGTTGCGCACGAGCCTGTTCCGCAACCTTTCTTTTACCGCAGTTTTGCTGGGTGCGTGGACAAACTCCGGCAATTCCGACGTTTGGTTGTAATAGGACTCGATACTGCTTGCGGATGCCACGACTAGTCCGCGGCGCACGATTGGCCGCCATGCGGATGCTCGTTCGATTTCCATGTCACCGCCCGTCAGCCGTAGTAGCGTGCGGTGGCGCGCTGCGGGTATGGGCGTGGGGCGCCGGCTGGCAACGGCAGGTGCCGCGTTGGAAGCAGGGGAGGAACGCGTGTACGTGGCCGGACGGGCGAAGGGCTGCCGCGTCGATTTGATGCGTGGTCATCGAAGTCTCACAGTTCGGTAATCAAGTGCAAGGCGCCTCCTGCCGACGAATAATCGAGTGGGCAGGAATTGACATGGCGAACCCGGTGTGAGACCATACGCGCGCGAAAGCGTTGGAGGCCTCTAGGGGTCACCATCCGGCGGAGGCTTGGGCTGCAACCCAAAGCCTCCGTTTTCATTTGAAGGGCTATCTATGCGTTAAATCTAAATCGTCGTCGCCTCCGTGCGAACGTCGGTGAGTCGTCGACCGATGCCTGAGGCCGTCAGTCGCTTGACAAATTCGATTTCTTCTATATAATCGGGTCAGATATCATACGGGACTATTTCGTCCTAGGCAAGAGGGCGTGTTCCGGCGTTTCTTCCCTTCTTGTTCTCACTCTTCCCAGCTTTCCTTTTGCTGCGTTCCGCTCGCTTGCTGCGCGTTGCCTGCGGTGCGCAAGCATGTCTTTCAGTCAGTTCATTGCTGTTGTCAATGCTGTTAGTTTTCGCCGGTATCTGGGGCGCCCTCTCACAGTACAATCTCCTCGACGCTAGCCCCTCTTGGTTGGCTGCGGGTTCAAGAATGGGGCGTCGGGTTCAAGTCAGAAGCGGCGATTTTTACTGTCATTTTAGTGTAGTTCGCGTGTCCAAAGAAGCAAGGAGCCTTGTGAGCGAAGTAGACACACCCTGGACCGGTTTGGCCTCGCGTGTCGTGCGCGCGGTGCTTGCGCGCAAGGGGGTGAGCTACGCGGAACTTGCTTGCGCGTTGACGTCCGTGGGCGTAAACGAAAGTGAGAGGTCTCTCGCGTCACGAGTATCGCGAGGGAGGATTAAGCTCGGGCTCCTTCTACAGATACTTTCCGTGACTCGTGCCAAGATGCCACGGTTGTGGCTCCAGCCTGCGTCTCTCCCAGGAACTTGGGAGGATAGAGCCAGAGGGGTTATCGAAGCTGAGTTGTCTCGGCACCCAACAGTTACAGTCCAAGAGCTGGCGCAGAGAATGGTCCGGCTCGGTGCGGACCTCACTGAACGGACGCTCGCCTCCCATCTCCTGGACGGAACGGTATCGCTTCCCGAGTTTCTCCAGTGCGTGGTGGCGTTGGGCAGTTCAAGTATGGAGCGTTTCATCGACTACGAAGACCTCGTTGCCGCGGTTGAGGTGCCATCCGCCTCGCCGCTCGCGTGAGCGGCGGCCAACTTTTCGCCTTGTCATTTCCGGTTGGTCATCTAGAATGAAAACAGCGATTTTTATTGCTTTTTTGTAAGCGAGATGCGGTCGGCCACGCGGGCCGAACGACCTAGTCTCGCCAGCATTGCCTGGCGGTGGTGCACGGATTTGCGGACTATGGCGTCCGAGACTGAACGCATGTGTTTTTCCGTACACGCAGTTCGCAAATGCGCGGACGGGACCTTCCTGCACCATCTTGCGGAGAGCGCCGCAACCAAGACCGTGTTCGAGCGACATCGAACGCATCGGGAGGCATCAAGCCATGGCACTTTGGAGGATTGGTCCGATAACCGCTGAACCCGAGGTTTCCATTGTCAGGTGGCGAGTTCTCGAAATCGATGACGGGACACGGCATTTCGTCGGAGCGGATACACGTGACTTCACTGGCCGCGTGAGTTCTCCGATTGTTGCGTTCGACCATTGCACATTGCGAGGCAAGACGCAGTCGGGGCGCGTCTATCAGCTCGTTGGCCAACCAGGACGGTCGGATAACGCTGACTATGTTTGGCAATGTTGGTGCGATGGGGCCGAGGTGGAATCATTCTCGGACGTCACCAACGAGTTTCTCGCAAGAGTGGCAGATGACGACCGCCGTTGAGCGAACAAGCGCGGTGATTGCTACGCGCGAGTTTCTGACGATGCTCGCTGCTGCTGACAGCGACGCGTCTAGTGAGATGCGAGCGTTGGCGCTTCGTCTGCTGCGGCATTATCCGCTCGAAGTTGATATCGCGACATCTGCTGTAGCGCTGCCAGGACTCTGGTCCAAGCCGGTCCGGGGTCGATATATTGATTAATTTGATATGGACTGGGAACCAGACCGAGTGAAAGGCCGTCGAGATGGGCGTGGTTGACGTGCCGGGAGATTTTCCGAGCGACATTGTGACCACTTGCGTTCCCGGTGCACCGACGACAGTTTATGCCAGTATCCGCATGTAGTTGCGAAAGTCTTCGTCGGCCCTCGGCTCCCGGCCGCTGTCGGCCTCGCCGTGGCATGCCAGGCACCGGCCCTCAATCCAGCCGCTTGGGTGGTAACACCGGGTTTCCGCCGCATGCAGTTGCCGCTCGGGCAAAACGTTGAGTTTCTCGTGGAGGACGGATTCTTCGTGCGAATCTGACCCGGTCACGTGGCCAGGAGGAGCAGAAACGGATAGCTCGTGTCGAAGGCGAAGGGTGTGAGGTCGACGCTCTAACGGCAAGGTGATTGCCCATCGTCACATGCGTCGCGGGGAAGTGTCGACCACTTCACTGTAGTCGATTGCTTCGAGGAGCCAACCGCTCTCCCCAAAGCATAGGTAGTGTCGCGATAAACCCCTGTCAACTCACATTCGAAGGCACTCAAGTGGCCTCGGCGCCCTCGGTCGCGACGGCTACATTTGCGATTTCAGCCGCCTCGGTCACCGCGCTGTGTGTCGCCCTGCGAGCGACCCGCTTAGCCGGCGCCTTCTTCAATGAGGCTTTTTTCGCTGGCGCCTTCTTCGAGGTTTGAACGGGAGTTTTCGTTGCCGGCTTTTGGATTGGTACCTTCCTCGAGGCTGCCGCCTTCTTGACCGCTGCATTCTTGCTAGCCGCGCTTTTCCTCGCGGCCGTCGGCTTCGCAGTCAAGGTTGCTTCGTCAGCACCGTCAATCAAGAACTTTGAGGGGTCCTTCGCGCCAGCGAGCCATGCTGGCGCGCGACCGCGGCCGCTCCAGGTCGCTCCCGACTTCGGGTCTTGATATTTCGGACGCTGCGGGCCTCTTACATAGTTCCCGGGCTTCACCATTGCCGAACCGGCACGAGCCGACTTTGCAGGCGCCGCCTCGACGAGGAGCTTCGTCCGGTCCTTCACATTCGCAATCCACGCCGGTGCGCGCCCATGGCCAGTCCATGTTGCACCGGTCTTGGGGTCTCGATACTTCGCAGCGGCTACTCCTTGCTTCGGCGTGGCAGTTTTTGCCGATTTGCGACCACGCTTCTTTGCGCTGATAAACGACTGAATGTCTGCCGTCGTAATGCCGTGCTTTTGCATCAGTCCGTGGATTTTTTCGAGTGCGCCGGAAGCCTCCTTTTGGGCGAGAGCTTCCGCCTGAGCTTGCAGCTTCGCGATTTTCGCTTGTATGTTTTCGAGCGTAGCCATTGGCTTTCCTTATGCGTGAATGATGGGCGCACTATGCCATACGGAATGGCTGTAGTGCAGAAGCGTGGAGTTGACCCTGTAATCCCGGACACAGCGTCACACTAAGGTTGCTGAATCCATTGAGCGCCGGAACTCGCGAGGCGAGCGGTACTTCAGCGCGCTATGGGGATGCTTCTCGTTGTAATGCTCGAACGCGATGGCCAAGTTGCGTGCAGCAGTCGCTGCGTCCGGCTTTGGCATGAAGGCAACGTAGTCGCGCTTCATTGTCTTCACGAAGCTCTCGGCCATCCCGTTACTTTGCGGGCTGCACACCGGCGTGGTCAATGGCTTCAGGCCGATGGCCGCTGCAAACCGGCGTGTATCGTCGGCCGTATAGCCCGAACCGTTGTCACTCAGCCACTCGATTTCGGACGGTGTATGCAGCTCGTTGCCAAACCGATTTTCCACTGCTGCCAGCATGACGTCGCGCACGATGTCGCCGCTGTGACCTGCCGTCGTAGCCGCCCAGCTCATCGCTTCGCGGTCGCAGCAGTCAAGCGCGAATGTCACTCGAAGCGGCTCGCCGTTGTCGCAGCGGAACTCGAAGCCGTCCGAGCACCATCGCTGATTGCTGCGCGCGACGGCCACCTTGCCATCGTGCCGACGTTGCGGCCGAGGCGGGGCTGGACGCCGTTGCATCAGCAGACCGTGAGTGCGCATGATGCGATAGATGCGCTTCGCATTGAACGGCACCTGTCCGGCAGCAATGCGTTCATTGCGCAGCGAGCCCCACACCCGGCGATAGCCATAGCTGGGCAAATCGCCGACGACTCGGCGGATTTCCTCGACCACGCTCGCATCGTCCGTCTGCCGCGATTGACGGCCATCGCGCCACGTCACCGGACGCGACAGTCGTGCCGATACGTTCGAGCGCGACACGCCGAGAACTTCACAAACCAGTTTCACTGGTCGTCCTCCGGCAGCGAGGGCGAGTGCGCTATCCATTTTTTTGCTCGGCCATACTCGACTGCTTCGCGGAGAATCTCGTTCTCCATGGTCTTCTTGCCGAGCATCCGCTGCAGCTCACGAATCTGCTTGAGGGCATCGGCCAGCTCTGATGCAGGGACCACTTCCTCTCCAGCCTTGACCGCCGACAGACTCCCGTCCTGGTACAGCTTGCGCCAGTGGAACAGCTGGTTCGGGTTCACGCCGTGCTGGCGCGCAACCATCGAAACCGACTTCCCCGGTTCGAAACTCTCGCGAACCATCGCCAGCTTCTGCTCCGCCGTCCAGCGCCGCCGACGCTCCGGGCCCGTCAACACTTCCATCACTTCCTGCCTGGTGTTAGTCAAAAACACAGTCTTATGCCTACCCGCTAGTTTAAGTGAGAGGCTATGTCCGGTGTTTCAGGGGGCTGCTCCAAAGCGGCGTTCAAAAAGGGAAGATTTTGCAGCGACGTCCTCATCAACCAACCGAAGGTAAGCTTAAGGGTGTTGTACACCGGGGCGACGCCAAAGTAAGCGATGAGATAACGGCATCGTTAAAGCCGTCTTACTCATCAGGTTGTTTTTTGTGGTTGCCTATCTGAACGAGATGGCGGCGCACCGTGATGGGATAGGCCTGCTTCCGAAAAGGCAGCCAGCTGACGTCTTGCCCCTTCCCTGATACGAAGCCGTCGCGGCTTCCCGCTAGTCATCTCGGTGCTCGCAGCCCGAAAGGCAGCAATAGAGTTCCACGCCGAGTATCCCCTCCGTCCTCTCTGCGCACGTCTGGTATGGCATAGCCCATCCAGCGCGCAAATCGGCCGCGCGAAGTCTGTAGCGAGGCAATCCGACAAACAAGCGTAAGCGGCCGGGCAACCCGTCTTGAGTTGGGGTAAAGCTCTTGGGAGTATCGTGTCCACCTAACGAATAAGCGGACACGTGAACACTATCGAATCGGAAGCATTCCCCGAGCGTCGTCGCCGGCAACGGTACAGCGAGGAGTTCAAGGCGCAGGTGGTAGCTGCGTGCCAGGGAATCGGCGTATCGGTTGCTGCGGTCGCGCTGGAACACCGGCTCAACGCGAATCTGCTGCGGCGCTGGATCGATCAGGCGGAGGGGCGACTTCCCAAGAGACCGCTGGGTCGTCCACCGGCCACGCCACCGTCGCTGCCAGCCTTTGTGTCGGTGCCATTGGGAGCGCCGAGTCCGCACTCGGCAGAGATCCGCATCGAGGTGCGGCGGGGCGATCAGTCGATCACGGTCAGTTGGCCCGTGTCCGAAGCCGCCCAGTGTGCCGCCTGGCTGCGCGAGTGGATGCGGTGATCCGCGTCGACGAGATCTGGCTGGCGACCGATCCGCTGGACATGCGTGCCGGTTTCGACACGGC includes the following:
- a CDS encoding BPSL0761 family protein, whose amino-acid sequence is MTTAVERTSAVIATREFLTMLAAADSDASSEMRALALRLLRHYPLEVDIATSAVALPGLWSKPVRGRYID
- the tnpA gene encoding IS66-like element accessory protein TnpA, with product MNTIESEAFPERRRRQRYSEEFKAQVVAACQGIGVSVAAVALEHRLNANLLRRWIDQAEGRLPKRPLGRPPATPPSLPAFVSVPLGAPSPHSAEIRIEVRRGDQSITVSWPVSEAAQCAAWLREWMR
- a CDS encoding IS3 family transposase (programmed frameshift); its protein translation is MEVLTGPERRRRWTAEQKLAMVRESFEPGKSVSMVARQHGVNPNQLFHWRKLYQDGSLSAVKAGEEVVPASELADALKQIRELQRMLGKKTMENEILREAVEYGRGKKMDSALALAAGGRPVKLVCEVLGVSRSNVSARLSRPVTWRDGRQSRQTDDASVVEEIRRVVGDLPSYGYRRVWGSLRNERIAAGQVPFNAKRIYRIMRTHGLLMQRRPAPPRPQRRHDGKVAVARSNQRWCSDGFEFRCDNGEPLRVTFALDCCDREAMSWAATTAGHSGDIVRDVMLAAVENRFGNELHTPSEIEWLSDNGSGYTADDTRRFAAAIGLKPLTTPVCSPQSNGMAESFVKTMKRDYVAFMPKPDAATAARNLAIAFEHYNEKHPHSALKYRSPREFRRSMDSATLV
- a CDS encoding H-NS family nucleoid-associated regulatory protein; this encodes MATLENIQAKIAKLQAQAEALAQKEASGALEKIHGLMQKHGITTADIQSFISAKKRGRKSAKTATPKQGVAAAKYRDPKTGATWTGHGRAPAWIANVKDRTKLLVEAAPAKSARAGSAMVKPGNYVRGPQRPKYQDPKSGATWSGRGRAPAWLAGAKDPSKFLIDGADEATLTAKPTAARKSAASKNAAVKKAAASRKVPIQKPATKTPVQTSKKAPAKKASLKKAPAKRVARRATHSAVTEAAEIANVAVATEGAEAT
- a CDS encoding DUF6471 domain-containing protein; translation: MGRRVQVRSGDFYCHFSVVRVSKEARSLVSEVDTPWTGLASRVVRAVLARKGVSYAELACALTSVGVNESERSLASRVSRGRIKLGLLLQILSVTRAKMPRLWLQPASLPGTWEDRARGVIEAELSRHPTVTVQELAQRMVRLGADLTERTLASHLLDGTVSLPEFLQCVVALGSSSMERFIDYEDLVAAVEVPSASPLA